One Brassica napus cultivar Da-Ae chromosome C2, Da-Ae, whole genome shotgun sequence DNA window includes the following coding sequences:
- the LOC125575304 gene encoding glutathionyl-hydroquinone reductase YqjG-like, with product MARSGVDETSESGAFVRTASTFRSFVSQDPASQFPPESGRYHLYISYACPWACRCLSFLMLKGLDEAITFSSCHTIWGRTNETDDHRGWVFPDSNSELPGAEPDYLNGAKTVRALYEIASPNYVGKYTVPILWDKKLKTVVNNESSEIIRMFNTEFNGVAKNPSLDLYPCHLREAIDETNEWVFNGINNGVYRCGFARKQEPYDEAVNQVFEAVDRCEAVLGKQRYICGNTFTEADVRLFVTLIRFDEVYAVHFKCNKRLLREYLNIFNYIKDVYQINRMSSTVKMDHIKQHYYGSHPTLNPFGIIPHGPNIDYSSPHDRDRFSS from the exons ATGGCCAGGTCTGGGGTAGATGAGACATCAGAATCAGGAGCTTTTGTGAGAACAGCGTCCACATTCCGCAGCTTTGTGTCACAAGATCCTGCTTCTCAGTTCCCACCTGAATCCGGAAGATACCATCTTTACATTTCCTACGCTTGTCCATGGGCTTGTAGATGTCTCTCTTTCTTGATGCTCAAAGGTCTTGACGAAGCTATCACCTTCTCG tcGTGCCACACAATTTGGGGAAGAACTAATGAAACTGATGACCATAGAGGATGGGTTTTCCCTGATTCGAACTCTGAGCTCCCTGGAGCTGAGCCTGATTATCTTAATGGTGCTAAGACTGTTAGAGCACTCTATGAGATTGCTAGCCCCAACTATGTGGGAAAGTACACTGTTCCC ATTCTGTGGGATAAGAAGCTTAAGACTGTGGTTAACAATGAGAGTTCAGAGATAATCAGGATGTTCAACACTGAGTTCAATGGTGTTGCCAAAAACCCGTCACTCGATCTTTATCCTTGTCATCTTAGAGAAGCAATTGATGAGACTAATGAATGGGTTTTCAACGGGATAAACAACGGTGTTTATAGATGTGGGTTTGCTAGGAAACAAGAACCCTACGATGAG GCAGTGAACCAAGTGTTTGAAGCAGTAGATAGATGTGAGGCAGTACTCGGAAAACAACGATACATCTGTGGGAACACTTTCACCGAAGCAGATGTTCGATTATTCGTCACCCTTATAAGATTTGATGAG GTTTACGCGGTTCACTTCAAATGCAACAAGagactcttaagagagtatctCAATATCTTCAACTACATAAAAGATGTATACCAAATCAATAGAATGAGCAGCACTGTGAAAATGGATCACATCAAGCAACATTACTACGGAAGCCACCCTACGCTAAACCCGTTTGGGATCATCCCTCATGGACCAAACATCGATTACTCTTCGCCTCATGACCGTGACAGATTCTCCTCCTGA
- the LOC106381695 gene encoding cytochrome c6, chloroplastic: MRLHSSSASARCCNLFCSSHKANARESEWKFQVPVKHKDLEFLIKRFAPPLTAVLLAVSPICNPPESLGQTLDIQRGATVFNRACIGCHDTGGNIIQPGATLFPSDLQRNGVDTEEEIYRVTYFGKGRMPGFGEKCTPRGQCTFGPRLQDEEIKLLSEFVKLQADQGWPNVSTD; this comes from the exons ATGAGGCTTCACTCATCTTCTGCCTCTGCTCGCTGCTGCAACTTATTTTGTTCCTCCCACAAG GCCAACGCAAGAGAAAGCGAATGGAAGTTTCAAGTTCCTGTAAAGCACAAAGATTTGGAGTTTCTGATCAAGAGGTTTGCTCCTCCACTCACGGCGGTTCTTCTTGCGGTTTCACCCATCTGTAATCCTCCAG AATCTCTAGGCCAAACTTTGGATATACAAAGAGGAGCAACAGTGTTTAATAGAGCTTGTATTGGGTGTCATGATACAGGCGGAAACATTATTCAACCA GGAGCAACGCTTTTCCCAAGTGACCTCCAAAG AAATGGAGTTGATACTGAGGAAGAGATATACCGTGTTACCTACTTTGGAAAGGGAAGAATGCCG GGATTTGGGGAGAAATGCACGCCGAGGGGACAGTGTACCTTTGGACCGCGGTTGCAGGACGAAGAGATCAAGCTTCTGTCTGAGTTTGTAAAACTCCAGGCTGACCAAGGTTGGCCAAACGTATCTACCGATTAG